One part of the Polycyclovorans algicola TG408 genome encodes these proteins:
- a CDS encoding SDR family NAD(P)-dependent oxidoreductase, with protein sequence MSTVAWCAEHLPRLDGKTALVTGAASGLGFETALGLASLGAEVWLCDRNVQGGEQGGEQAMRRIHSACPNAQLTSVELDLGDLTAVGRFTRRGAPAQLDILVNNAGLLPPLQRATTADGFELKFGINVLGHFALTNGLMRALKASDAPRVVWVSSLVHRRAQIDFDDLNAVRHYDPQGAYNQAKLACLMLAMELHHRSRDTVPHLRAVAAHPGVAKTAIGSSRDGQARRGLRDHLTDAAFWLAMNVFSQPQDVGARCILQAAAGDDVEGGDFWGPDGFAEMRGQPTRVALSKMAKSINQRQRLWTACEAFID encoded by the coding sequence ATGAGCACGGTGGCGTGGTGCGCTGAACACCTGCCGCGACTCGACGGCAAGACCGCACTGGTCACCGGCGCCGCCAGCGGCCTGGGGTTTGAAACCGCGCTGGGGCTGGCCAGCCTCGGGGCCGAGGTTTGGCTCTGTGATCGCAACGTGCAGGGCGGCGAACAGGGCGGCGAACAGGCCATGCGGCGCATCCACAGCGCCTGCCCGAACGCCCAACTCACATCTGTCGAACTGGACCTCGGCGACCTGACGGCCGTGGGTCGATTCACGCGGCGGGGCGCGCCCGCGCAGCTCGACATTCTGGTCAACAACGCCGGGTTGTTGCCGCCCCTGCAACGTGCCACCACGGCCGACGGCTTCGAGCTCAAATTCGGCATCAACGTGCTCGGCCATTTCGCGCTGACCAACGGACTGATGCGCGCCTTGAAGGCCAGCGATGCCCCGCGCGTGGTGTGGGTGTCGAGCCTCGTACACCGCCGCGCGCAGATCGACTTTGACGACCTGAATGCCGTACGTCATTACGACCCGCAAGGCGCCTACAACCAGGCCAAGCTGGCCTGCCTGATGCTGGCCATGGAACTGCACCACCGCAGCCGCGACACGGTGCCGCACCTGAGAGCCGTCGCGGCGCACCCCGGTGTGGCCAAAACGGCCATCGGCAGCAGTCGCGACGGCCAGGCCCGGCGCGGCCTGCGCGACCACCTCACCGACGCCGCGTTCTGGCTGGCCATGAACGTCTTCAGCCAGCCGCAGGACGTGGGCGCCCGCTGCATTCTTCAGGCGGCGGCAGGCGACGATGTCGAAGGCGGCGATTTCTGGGGGCCGGACGGTTTCGCTGAAATGCGCGGCCAGCCGACGCGCGTGGCGCTGTCAAAAATGGCGAAAAGCATCAATCAACGGCAACGGCTGTGGACCGCCTGTGAAGCCTTCATCGACTAA
- a CDS encoding FAD-dependent oxidoreductase: MITHNTPHWDETYDVIVVGSGAGGMTAALCAKDEGLSSVVIEQAAVYGGTSAVSGGGIWIPCNDGMPATGISDSPEEALAYLKHLTGGDVPLPRLEAYVSQAPKMVRHLKNAFGVEFRPVAKYPDYFPNEDGGKPGARTMEPVPFDAAQLGDTFNTQREPYKSTLVLGRISMDQVQAHVLFSRAKGWIWLTMKLMWRYWSDLGWRRKTWRDRRQVLGQALVASLRGAMLRKQMPLMLETSLDGLVEEGGRVVGVNVRRGGKLVKLRAHHGVIIASGGFEANQQMREQYLPQPTKKTWSAAPGINNGDGIRAGQALGAGVGFMNMVWGTPTVELPGASVAAAMFVERSLPGCVMVNGLGKRFVNEAAPYTEVVHAINENQARTGQAVPCWFIFDGRFRQSYPAGPMLPAGIQPDKKLPKAWWGKALFKADTVDGLASQIGVDAKALAQTIANMNRYAVDGKDPEFGKGDDVFQRYYADPRITPNPCLAPIVKAPFYALAVTPGEIGTKGGLLTNEHARVLREDGSEIEGLYAIGNCSAAVMGRTYAGPGATLGPAMTFGFIAARDIAAQAKKQPIAEAA, encoded by the coding sequence ATGATTACCCACAACACCCCTCACTGGGACGAGACCTACGACGTCATCGTCGTGGGCTCCGGCGCCGGCGGCATGACCGCAGCGCTGTGCGCCAAAGATGAAGGCCTCTCGTCCGTGGTGATCGAGCAGGCGGCGGTCTACGGCGGCACCAGCGCCGTGTCGGGCGGCGGCATCTGGATTCCCTGCAACGACGGCATGCCGGCCACTGGTATTTCAGACAGCCCCGAAGAAGCGCTCGCTTACCTGAAGCACCTCACCGGCGGTGACGTGCCATTGCCGCGCCTTGAGGCCTATGTCTCGCAAGCCCCGAAGATGGTGCGGCACCTGAAAAACGCCTTCGGCGTCGAGTTCCGCCCGGTCGCGAAGTACCCGGACTACTTCCCCAATGAGGACGGCGGCAAGCCCGGCGCGCGCACCATGGAGCCGGTGCCGTTCGACGCCGCGCAGTTGGGCGACACCTTCAACACCCAGCGCGAGCCGTACAAAAGCACCCTGGTGCTGGGCCGCATCAGCATGGACCAGGTGCAGGCGCACGTACTGTTCTCGCGCGCCAAGGGCTGGATATGGCTCACGATGAAACTGATGTGGCGCTACTGGAGCGACCTGGGCTGGCGCCGCAAAACCTGGCGCGACCGGCGTCAGGTGCTGGGTCAGGCGCTGGTGGCGTCATTGCGTGGCGCGATGCTGCGCAAGCAGATGCCGCTGATGCTAGAAACCTCACTCGATGGGCTGGTGGAAGAAGGCGGCCGCGTGGTCGGCGTCAACGTGCGCCGTGGCGGCAAGCTGGTGAAGCTGCGCGCCCATCACGGCGTGATCATCGCCAGCGGCGGCTTCGAAGCCAACCAGCAGATGCGCGAGCAATATCTGCCGCAACCCACCAAAAAAACCTGGAGCGCGGCACCGGGCATCAACAATGGTGACGGCATTCGTGCCGGCCAAGCGCTCGGCGCCGGGGTCGGCTTCATGAACATGGTGTGGGGCACGCCCACGGTGGAATTGCCGGGCGCATCGGTGGCCGCCGCCATGTTTGTTGAACGGTCCCTGCCCGGCTGCGTCATGGTCAATGGCCTCGGCAAACGCTTCGTCAACGAGGCCGCGCCCTATACCGAGGTGGTGCACGCCATCAATGAGAACCAGGCCCGAACCGGCCAAGCCGTGCCGTGCTGGTTCATCTTTGACGGGCGTTTTCGCCAAAGCTACCCGGCCGGACCAATGCTGCCGGCCGGCATCCAGCCGGACAAGAAACTGCCGAAGGCCTGGTGGGGCAAAGCCCTGTTCAAAGCCGACACTGTGGACGGTCTTGCAAGCCAAATCGGCGTGGATGCCAAGGCGCTGGCACAGACCATTGCCAACATGAACCGCTACGCCGTCGACGGCAAAGACCCGGAATTCGGCAAAGGCGATGACGTGTTTCAGCGTTACTACGCCGACCCGCGCATCACGCCGAACCCCTGTCTGGCACCCATCGTCAAGGCGCCGTTCTACGCGCTGGCCGTCACGCCCGGCGAGATCGGCACCAAGGGCGGCCTGCTGACCAACGAGCACGCCCGCGTCCTGCGTGAAGACGGTAGCGAGATCGAAGGTCTGTACGCCATCGGCAACTGCTCGGCTGCGGTCATGGGCCGCACCTACGCAGGCCCCGGTGCAACCCTTGGGCCAGCCATGACCTTCGGCTTTATTGCCGCGCGCGACATTGCTGCACAAGCAAAGAAGCAGCCCATCGCAGAGGCCGCCTAA
- a CDS encoding NADH:flavin oxidoreductase: MHANAPWSPLTLGALTLRNRFIKSATNEGMAKGGVPSKALVEHHRQMAAGGAAMTTVAYCAIEPDGRTFEDQVTLDAHSLPHLRVLTDAVHREGAAASAQITHGGAFTFLPRLANSKYPLSASGGFNSVGVISGRLFKTAMTRAQMDHIAETFVRGAVHAREAGFDAVEIHMGHGYLLSQYLSPAYNHRTDDYGGDAVRRARFPVEVLTRVLDAVGSDMAVVCKICVTEGHKKGASIEDVMVTARALEAAGAHLLVLSGGMNVEAPWAIFGSNMPASAVEVIQHPVMKFATRLMRLVEPKVTFRELYFREHSQQVRGAVTMPLAYLGGAKSLAGVEQVMGDGFDAVVMGRALIHEPQLVNQFRDGTTTVSGCTACNQCVTSMYTAAGTHCVLRGAADPAPNQRPAAA, encoded by the coding sequence ATGCACGCCAACGCGCCGTGGTCTCCCCTGACGCTGGGCGCGTTGACCCTGCGCAACCGCTTCATCAAATCCGCCACTAACGAGGGCATGGCCAAGGGCGGCGTGCCGTCGAAGGCGCTGGTGGAACATCACCGGCAGATGGCAGCGGGCGGCGCGGCGATGACCACGGTGGCGTACTGCGCCATCGAGCCTGACGGCCGCACCTTTGAGGATCAGGTAACGCTCGATGCCCACAGCCTGCCGCATCTGCGCGTGCTCACCGATGCGGTGCATCGTGAAGGCGCGGCCGCCAGCGCGCAGATCACCCACGGCGGCGCCTTCACTTTTCTGCCCCGTCTCGCAAACTCGAAATACCCGCTCAGCGCCTCGGGCGGTTTCAACAGCGTGGGCGTGATCAGCGGTCGCCTGTTCAAGACCGCCATGACCCGCGCGCAGATGGACCACATCGCCGAGACCTTCGTGCGCGGCGCCGTGCACGCGCGGGAGGCCGGCTTCGATGCGGTCGAAATTCACATGGGCCACGGCTATCTGCTGAGCCAATATCTCTCACCGGCCTACAACCACCGCACCGACGACTACGGCGGCGATGCGGTGCGCCGGGCGCGCTTTCCGGTGGAAGTGCTGACCCGGGTGCTCGATGCGGTGGGCAGTGACATGGCGGTGGTCTGCAAGATCTGCGTCACCGAGGGTCACAAGAAAGGCGCGTCGATTGAGGACGTGATGGTGACCGCGCGCGCTTTGGAAGCCGCGGGCGCACACCTGTTGGTGCTCTCCGGTGGCATGAACGTGGAAGCGCCGTGGGCCATTTTCGGCAGCAACATGCCGGCCAGCGCGGTGGAGGTGATTCAGCATCCGGTGATGAAGTTCGCCACCCGACTGATGCGGCTGGTCGAGCCCAAAGTCACCTTCCGTGAGCTGTATTTTCGCGAGCATTCACAGCAGGTGCGCGGCGCCGTGACCATGCCGCTGGCCTACCTCGGTGGCGCCAAGTCATTGGCCGGCGTCGAGCAGGTCATGGGCGACGGCTTTGACGCGGTGGTGATGGGACGCGCGCTGATCCACGAGCCGCAACTGGTCAACCAGTTTCGCGACGGCACCACCACCGTGTCGGGCTGTACCGCGTGCAATCAATGCGTGACCAGCATGTACACGGCGGCAGGCACGCATTGCGTACTGCGCGGCGCGGCAGACCCGGCGCCGAATCAGAGGCCTGCAGCGGCATGA
- a CDS encoding SDR family NAD(P)-dependent oxidoreductase gives MSRLTGKVAFVTGAGQGVGRGIALALASEGAAVAVVGRTLTKLQQVVTEIEQRGAKAIAVECDIKNAATLAAAVQTTVDQLGGLNILVNNAQEVPLGTLAQVTEEAFSAGWESGPMATFRLMKLAHPHLKGDGVIINLGSPAAMRWDASGYGAYGAVKEAIRQLTRAAACEWAKDGIRSNCILPLAQSPAMDWWTRERPAEAAAFVPTVPMQRVGDCEADVGRFVATLCSSGCGYINGQSIAVDGGQAYLG, from the coding sequence ATGAGCAGACTGACCGGCAAGGTCGCGTTCGTGACCGGCGCAGGGCAAGGCGTCGGGCGCGGCATCGCGCTGGCACTGGCCAGCGAAGGCGCAGCGGTGGCCGTTGTGGGCCGCACGCTCACCAAACTTCAGCAGGTCGTCACCGAGATCGAGCAACGCGGCGCCAAAGCGATTGCGGTGGAATGCGACATCAAGAACGCGGCCACCCTGGCCGCCGCGGTGCAGACCACCGTGGACCAGCTCGGCGGCCTGAACATCCTCGTCAACAATGCCCAGGAAGTGCCGCTGGGCACTCTGGCGCAGGTTACCGAAGAAGCCTTTTCGGCAGGCTGGGAATCCGGGCCCATGGCCACCTTTCGCCTGATGAAGCTGGCACATCCTCACCTGAAAGGTGACGGCGTCATCATCAATCTCGGTTCGCCGGCCGCCATGCGCTGGGACGCCAGCGGTTACGGCGCCTACGGGGCAGTGAAAGAAGCCATTCGCCAGCTCACCCGGGCCGCCGCCTGCGAGTGGGCCAAGGATGGCATCCGCAGCAACTGCATCCTGCCGCTGGCGCAGTCGCCGGCCATGGACTGGTGGACGCGCGAGCGCCCGGCCGAGGCCGCCGCCTTTGTCCCCACCGTGCCCATGCAACGCGTGGGTGATTGCGAGGCCGACGTGGGGCGCTTCGTCGCCACCCTGTGCTCGTCCGGCTGCGGCTACATCAATGGTCAGTCCATCGCGGTGGATGGTGGTCAGGCGTATCTGGGATGA
- a CDS encoding IS110 family transposase, which produces MESISVYRSALGIDVCAERLDWHRLPERSRGEVANTPDGIQSLVADLRKVGVDIVVIEATGGLQRQVASALVAAGIAAAVINPRQVRDFARASGQLAKTDQIDAQVLALFGLRLQPQPRNLPDAAALELADKLARRSQLVEMSAAEKNRRHRASTAMKRSIDGHLAFLDQAIKTLDQDLDDTLRGSPAWAEKVALLEVVTGVGPQTLRRLLIDLPELGKLDRHGIAKLVGVAPLNRDSGTFRGKRAIWGGRVKVRNTLYMAALSASRFNVPLKAFFERLKAAGKPHKVALVAVARKLLTILNAMLRDTSAWNPKLVEKRA; this is translated from the coding sequence ATGGAAAGTATCAGCGTGTATCGCAGTGCCTTGGGAATCGACGTCTGTGCCGAGCGTCTGGATTGGCATCGACTGCCAGAGCGGAGTCGCGGCGAGGTTGCCAACACGCCAGACGGCATCCAGTCGCTGGTCGCCGATCTGCGAAAGGTCGGCGTGGACATCGTGGTGATCGAAGCCACCGGCGGTCTGCAACGCCAGGTAGCGAGCGCCCTGGTCGCCGCCGGGATCGCCGCAGCCGTTATCAATCCGCGTCAGGTTCGAGACTTCGCCCGCGCGTCGGGGCAACTGGCCAAGACCGATCAGATCGACGCCCAGGTGCTGGCGCTGTTCGGTCTGCGCCTCCAGCCCCAGCCGCGCAACTTGCCCGATGCAGCGGCCCTGGAACTCGCCGATAAGCTCGCCCGGCGCAGTCAGTTGGTTGAAATGAGCGCCGCCGAAAAGAATCGTCGGCATCGCGCCAGCACGGCGATGAAACGCTCCATCGACGGGCATCTGGCCTTTCTGGACCAAGCGATCAAAACCCTCGACCAAGACCTCGACGACACCCTGCGCGGCTCGCCCGCCTGGGCCGAGAAAGTGGCCTTGCTCGAAGTCGTCACCGGCGTCGGGCCACAGACCCTACGACGGCTGCTGATCGATCTGCCAGAACTGGGGAAGCTGGATCGTCACGGCATCGCCAAACTCGTGGGGGTGGCGCCGCTCAACCGCGACTCCGGCACGTTCCGCGGCAAGCGCGCGATCTGGGGCGGGCGCGTCAAGGTGCGCAACACGCTGTACATGGCGGCGCTGTCGGCCAGTCGCTTCAATGTCCCGCTCAAAGCCTTCTTCGAGCGTCTCAAAGCCGCCGGTAAACCGCACAAAGTCGCCCTCGTCGCCGTCGCACGAAAACTCCTCACCATCCTCAACGCCATGCTCCGCGACACCTCCGCATGGAACCCTAAACTCGTCGAGAAAAGAGCTTGA
- a CDS encoding enoyl-CoA hydratase/isomerase family protein, with protein MSTVRTERLNGGVIELVLGPVGGAPVINDASARALRETVRALADEADLRVVLMRSEGKLFCAGGDIHAMHAAGEDKGALLRSILDTIHETVRLLRALPQPVITLVEGAAAGAGYSLALTGDVVMASERAKFVPAYPALATTSDGGLSHFLLQRIGAMKAMDVILAHAPLTATEAQQLGLVLAVHPAESALAEARAYADRLAQHPLQALSGFKSLLNSGDASALSAQLDRERALFLANADTALFTERLNAFVQRG; from the coding sequence ATGAGCACCGTTCGCACGGAACGCCTCAACGGTGGCGTCATCGAACTGGTTCTGGGCCCGGTCGGCGGCGCGCCGGTGATCAACGATGCCTCGGCACGCGCGCTGCGGGAAACCGTGCGAGCTCTGGCGGATGAGGCCGACCTTCGCGTCGTTCTGATGCGCTCCGAGGGCAAATTGTTCTGTGCCGGCGGCGACATCCACGCCATGCACGCCGCGGGTGAGGACAAGGGCGCCCTGCTGCGCAGCATCCTCGACACCATTCATGAAACCGTTCGCCTGCTGCGCGCCCTGCCCCAGCCGGTCATCACCCTGGTGGAAGGCGCGGCGGCCGGTGCCGGGTATTCACTGGCACTCACGGGGGATGTGGTGATGGCCTCCGAGCGCGCCAAGTTCGTGCCCGCCTACCCAGCGCTGGCCACCACCTCGGACGGCGGCCTGAGTCACTTTTTGTTGCAGCGCATCGGCGCGATGAAGGCCATGGACGTGATCCTCGCGCACGCGCCGCTGACGGCCACCGAGGCCCAGCAACTTGGACTGGTGCTTGCCGTGCATCCTGCCGAGTCCGCCTTGGCGGAAGCCCGCGCTTACGCCGATCGTTTGGCACAGCATCCACTGCAGGCGCTGTCGGGCTTCAAGTCGCTGCTCAACAGTGGCGATGCCTCGGCGCTGTCGGCCCAGCTCGACCGCGAGCGCGCGCTGTTTCTGGCCAATGCCGATACCGCGCTGTTCACCGAGCGCCTGAACGCATTCGTCCAGCGCGGTTGA